The following coding sequences are from one Salinicoccus sp. Bachu38 window:
- a CDS encoding aliphatic sulfonate ABC transporter substrate-binding protein — MKSSIFNQRAWALIVLALVAVVAGCGSGEAESAESSGAPEKIRLDYAYYSPTSLVLKEFGWAEEEFEEEGIEIEWTLSHGSNKALEFLNSDSVDFGSTAGAAALMSKANGAPIKNVYIASKPEWTALVKTEDSDIESMEDLKGKKVAATLGTDPYIFLLRALNEEGVSQDDVEIVNVQHSDGATSLTNGDVDAWAGLDPHMARLEVESGAELFYRNPDFNTYGFLNVREDFASDHPEYVSRVIEAYEKARKWIQKNPEEAVEIMVKEAQIEPEVARLQLERNDFSNPVPGAVHQEALIESGNILQEVDVIDPDADIDALVSDLIEPSFAEETIESKE; from the coding sequence ATGAAATCATCAATATTCAATCAGAGGGCATGGGCACTTATCGTGCTTGCCCTGGTGGCTGTCGTGGCCGGCTGTGGCTCAGGAGAGGCCGAATCGGCAGAGTCTTCGGGCGCTCCTGAGAAGATCAGACTGGACTATGCATATTACTCGCCTACAAGCCTCGTGCTGAAAGAGTTCGGATGGGCAGAAGAGGAATTCGAAGAAGAAGGGATAGAAATCGAATGGACATTGAGCCATGGAAGCAACAAGGCGCTTGAATTCCTGAATAGCGACAGTGTCGACTTCGGCTCGACTGCCGGTGCCGCTGCGCTGATGTCAAAGGCCAATGGTGCGCCGATAAAGAATGTATATATCGCCTCCAAACCGGAATGGACGGCTTTGGTGAAAACGGAGGATTCCGATATTGAAAGCATGGAGGATCTGAAAGGCAAAAAGGTGGCTGCGACGCTTGGCACCGATCCATACATCTTCCTGCTCAGGGCCCTGAATGAAGAAGGTGTCTCCCAGGATGATGTCGAGATTGTAAACGTTCAGCACAGCGACGGTGCCACTTCACTGACAAACGGCGATGTCGATGCATGGGCAGGACTTGACCCCCATATGGCCCGTCTGGAAGTTGAATCGGGTGCAGAGCTGTTCTACCGCAATCCGGATTTCAATACATACGGCTTCCTGAATGTAAGGGAGGATTTTGCATCGGATCACCCGGAATATGTAAGCCGTGTAATCGAAGCATATGAAAAAGCCAGGAAATGGATTCAGAAAAACCCTGAGGAGGCTGTGGAAATAATGGTGAAGGAAGCGCAGATCGAGCCTGAAGTGGCAAGGTTGCAGCTGGAACGCAACGATTTTTCAAACCCGGTTCCGGGAGCGGTCCATCAGGAAGCACTGATCGAATCGGGCAATATCCTGCAGGAAGTCGATGTAATCGATCCTGATGCGGATATAGATGCTCTGGTCTCCGACCTCATTGAGCCAAGTTTTGCCGAAGAGACGATAGAAAGTAAGGAATAG
- a CDS encoding PLP-dependent aspartate aminotransferase family protein: MTKKENATYDLETLSLHGGQAPDPTTGARAVPIYQTTSYVFHDTDHAESLFSLDEPGNIYSRIGNPTVEVFEKRMALLEDGVAAVATSSGMSAITLSILNLASAGDEIVAGSNLYGGTYNLFAVTLPRYGINVKFVDPADPENFKAAITGRTKAVFAETIGNPGLQVLDVEAVAKVAHEAGVPLIVDNTFATPHVFKPIEWGADIVVHSATKWIGGHGTSIGGVVIDGGRFNWNTEKFPEFTEPDTSYNGIRYAVDFGTLAFITKIRVQLLRDFGASLSPQNAFQLIQGLETLHIRVERHNENAQEVARFLEAHPAVEWVTYPGLENHPSHDIAKRQFENGYGSIITFGIRGGKPAGKKLIDNVSLWSHVANVGDAKSLIIHPASTTHQQLTKEQLEETGVLEELIRLSVGIESVRDITKDLGQALKKATGIGDGSADAAVINDEGVIRWALDSPTEKIIGENGEETVRQKTLAVVGLSGKEARPSYRLARKMQRLGYRIIPVNPRETEILGEKAYPDLSSVPDAIDVVQVFRSPEAAIEIAKEALDVNPRVFWLQEGVVSPEAAEIAREGGIQVVHNRCTYKEAQRLRGTISTYACEI, translated from the coding sequence TTGACAAAAAAAGAAAATGCAACTTATGACCTGGAGACGCTGTCGCTCCATGGCGGACAGGCGCCGGATCCGACAACAGGCGCAAGGGCGGTGCCGATCTATCAGACGACCTCGTACGTTTTCCATGACACGGACCATGCGGAGAGCCTGTTTTCCCTGGATGAACCGGGGAACATCTACTCGCGCATCGGAAATCCTACGGTGGAGGTGTTCGAAAAGCGCATGGCCCTTCTTGAGGACGGGGTGGCGGCAGTGGCGACTTCTTCCGGAATGTCAGCCATCACACTGTCCATACTGAACCTGGCAAGTGCGGGGGATGAAATCGTGGCGGGGTCGAACCTCTATGGCGGTACATACAATCTGTTTGCAGTCACTCTGCCCAGATACGGCATCAACGTCAAATTTGTCGATCCTGCCGACCCGGAAAATTTCAAGGCGGCGATCACAGGGCGGACGAAGGCTGTATTCGCCGAAACAATCGGCAATCCCGGACTTCAGGTCCTTGACGTTGAAGCAGTTGCCAAAGTGGCGCATGAAGCCGGCGTACCATTGATCGTCGATAATACGTTCGCCACACCGCACGTCTTCAAGCCGATTGAATGGGGAGCGGACATCGTCGTCCACTCGGCAACAAAATGGATCGGCGGGCACGGCACTTCCATAGGCGGGGTGGTCATCGATGGGGGGCGGTTCAACTGGAATACCGAAAAATTCCCGGAATTCACCGAACCCGATACGAGCTATAACGGCATCCGTTATGCTGTGGATTTCGGCACACTTGCCTTCATCACGAAAATCCGCGTGCAGCTGTTGCGGGACTTCGGGGCAAGCCTCAGTCCACAGAATGCCTTCCAGCTGATCCAGGGACTGGAGACTCTACATATACGTGTCGAAAGGCATAATGAAAATGCGCAGGAGGTTGCCCGCTTCCTGGAGGCCCATCCTGCGGTGGAGTGGGTGACATATCCCGGTCTGGAGAACCACCCGTCCCATGATATTGCGAAGAGGCAGTTCGAGAATGGATACGGTTCAATCATCACCTTCGGGATCAGGGGCGGAAAACCGGCAGGGAAGAAACTGATCGACAATGTCTCGCTATGGTCCCATGTTGCAAATGTCGGCGATGCGAAGTCACTGATCATCCATCCGGCGTCCACGACCCATCAGCAGCTGACGAAGGAACAGCTTGAGGAGACCGGCGTGCTGGAAGAACTCATCCGTCTGTCGGTGGGCATTGAATCCGTAAGGGATATCACAAAAGATCTGGGGCAGGCGCTGAAGAAGGCCACAGGAATCGGGGATGGATCAGCAGATGCGGCAGTCATCAATGACGAAGGGGTCATAAGATGGGCACTGGATTCCCCGACGGAGAAGATCATCGGAGAGAACGGAGAGGAGACGGTACGGCAGAAGACGCTGGCGGTGGTCGGATTGAGCGGCAAGGAAGCCAGACCGAGCTACCGCCTTGCACGGAAGATGCAGCGCCTCGGCTACCGGATCATTCCAGTCAATCCGAGGGAAACGGAGATACTCGGTGAAAAGGCCTATCCGGATCTCTCAAGCGTTCCCGATGCCATCGATGTCGTCCAAGTATTCAGAAGTCCTGAAGCGGCAATTGAAATAGCGAAGGAAGCGCTCGATGTGAACCCGAGGGTCTTTTGGCTCCAGGAAGGCGTCGTCTCTCCGGAAGCTGCGGAAATCGCAAGGGAAGGCGGCATACAGGTGGTGCATAACCGTTGCACATACAAAGAGGCACAGCGTCTGCGGGGCACGATTTCCACATACGCATGTGAAATATAG
- a CDS encoding very short patch repair endonuclease encodes MERWEVATVADMMSTEKRRRTMSRIRSQSKLENRVTKALWAEGYRFRKNVRTLKGSPDIAIQKYRVVIFIDSCFWHMCPDHGNWPKSNQEFWNRKLGRNMERDREVNAHYRKEGWHIMRMWEHEFKEDFKGALDRMTAFIEMAKSEAAKGKK; translated from the coding sequence ATGGAAAGATGGGAGGTGGCGACAGTGGCCGATATGATGTCTACAGAAAAGAGAAGGCGGACGATGAGCCGGATCAGGTCCCAGTCGAAACTCGAGAACAGGGTTACGAAAGCCCTGTGGGCTGAAGGCTACCGGTTCAGGAAGAATGTACGCACGTTGAAAGGGTCTCCGGATATCGCAATCCAGAAATACAGGGTGGTCATCTTCATCGACTCCTGTTTCTGGCATATGTGCCCCGACCATGGCAACTGGCCGAAGAGCAATCAGGAATTCTGGAACAGGAAGCTCGGGAGGAACATGGAACGGGACCGTGAAGTGAATGCCCATTATCGTAAAGAAGGATGGCATATCATGCGTATGTGGGAACATGAATTCAAGGAGGACTTCAAAGGGGCCTTGGACAGGATGACGGCTTTCATAGAAATGGCAAAGTCCGAGGCCGCCAAAGGCAAAAAATAA
- a CDS encoding arsenic resistance protein, protein MNSLEKYQPLILLTAILMGMLMGGIDTIQQHAGALIPPFLMLMLYGLFLLMPLKRVFTSFRKVKFVLVSLGINFLWTPVLAYVIGMVFLSDHPLIWIGFVMLTVTPCTDWYLVFTGLAKGDTVLSASLLPINLILQLLLLPAYLYLFFGFEQGIGLSFSGIIQSVLIVVGIPFVLALLTKRVLPSEGRVEGFFDTFNVIFLGLAVTAMFASERDTLLGNFDVVLLLLGPLLLFFAITFTVGTTAGRLFRFSHKESVSLVMMTLARNSPLALAIAITAFPDHPVIALSLVIGPIIELPILGLASRILIRHK, encoded by the coding sequence ATGAACAGCCTTGAAAAATATCAGCCGCTGATCCTGCTTACCGCTATACTTATGGGCATGCTGATGGGCGGCATCGACACCATCCAGCAGCATGCCGGCGCCCTCATCCCCCCTTTCCTCATGCTGATGCTGTATGGGCTGTTTCTGCTGATGCCATTGAAACGTGTATTCACTTCATTCAGAAAGGTGAAGTTCGTGCTCGTTTCCCTCGGCATCAATTTTTTATGGACCCCCGTCCTTGCCTATGTGATCGGCATGGTCTTCCTCTCGGACCATCCGTTGATATGGATCGGATTCGTCATGCTGACAGTGACTCCCTGCACCGACTGGTATCTTGTTTTCACCGGCCTGGCGAAAGGGGACACGGTGCTGTCGGCGTCCCTGCTGCCGATCAACCTGATACTGCAGCTGCTCCTGCTGCCTGCCTACCTCTATCTGTTCTTCGGATTTGAACAGGGCATCGGGCTGTCATTTTCAGGAATCATACAGAGTGTGCTGATTGTGGTGGGCATCCCCTTCGTGCTGGCACTGCTGACAAAGCGTGTCCTGCCTTCGGAGGGCAGGGTGGAGGGCTTCTTCGACACTTTCAATGTCATTTTTCTGGGGCTTGCCGTGACCGCGATGTTCGCTTCGGAGCGCGATACACTGCTCGGGAACTTTGACGTCGTGCTCCTGCTGCTGGGGCCACTGCTGCTGTTCTTTGCGATCACCTTCACGGTGGGCACCACAGCGGGCAGACTGTTCCGGTTCAGCCACAAGGAATCCGTCAGTCTGGTCATGATGACATTGGCACGCAATTCTCCGCTTGCACTCGCCATTGCCATCACTGCATTTCCGGATCATCCAGTGATCGCATTATCCCTCGTCATCGGGCCCATCATCGAGCTGCCGATACTGGGCCTTGCTTCTAGAATACTGATCAGACATAAATAA
- the rlmD gene encoding 23S rRNA (uracil(1939)-C(5))-methyltransferase RlmD: MSNQEFETHNVKIDKLDKKGSGMGYVWRDAGGSNPRKLKLNVPQTLIGEEAKVTVPNPDRKLARVLPDEIATQHPERVAPPCPHFEKCGGCVWQHWTYEGQLAYKTGEVKSFLERYGFDSGVVADALGMETPWEYRNKMEFTFGKDGALGLHELGNFRNVIDLDTCLIAGDEMVEAMLEVSEWAREHELSGYDKDRHEGLLRNLMTRQSQKTGELMLAIFSTGTPEENQEAVDDLIGRLTSKFENLKSLMWMENRDWADMAQSEKTHVLHGRDYINDEMYGYKYRIWFDTFFQTNPLQAEKLVDLAIEMAEVTSEERMIDLFCGVGTFSLPFANRVKALAGIEIVETSIESAKRNAEDNGLGNTYFLAKDARRGMDEVLDTWGRPDLLMLDPPRSGAGGKVMRRIGRLGTDRVVYVSCNPESFADDITWLREYGYALERVQPVDLFPHTVHVELVALLRKTDSTV; this comes from the coding sequence GTGTCCAATCAGGAATTCGAAACGCATAATGTAAAAATAGATAAGCTGGATAAGAAAGGTTCCGGGATGGGGTATGTATGGCGTGATGCCGGCGGCAGCAACCCGAGGAAACTGAAGCTGAACGTCCCCCAGACACTCATCGGGGAGGAGGCGAAGGTCACCGTACCGAACCCCGACAGGAAGCTGGCACGTGTACTGCCGGATGAAATCGCCACACAGCACCCGGAGCGTGTTGCACCGCCATGTCCACACTTCGAGAAGTGCGGTGGATGTGTGTGGCAGCACTGGACGTATGAAGGGCAGCTGGCCTATAAGACGGGGGAAGTGAAATCATTCCTCGAACGTTACGGGTTCGACTCCGGTGTCGTAGCGGATGCGCTCGGCATGGAAACACCGTGGGAGTACCGCAACAAGATGGAATTCACCTTCGGCAAGGACGGTGCGCTTGGCCTCCATGAACTTGGAAATTTCCGCAACGTCATCGATCTGGATACATGCCTGATCGCCGGGGACGAGATGGTGGAGGCGATGCTTGAAGTCTCCGAATGGGCCCGGGAACATGAACTCAGCGGATATGACAAGGATAGGCATGAGGGGCTGCTCAGAAACCTCATGACAAGGCAGTCGCAGAAGACCGGCGAACTGATGCTTGCGATTTTTTCCACTGGCACTCCGGAAGAGAACCAGGAAGCCGTGGATGACCTCATCGGGCGATTGACTTCGAAATTTGAAAACCTCAAGAGCCTGATGTGGATGGAGAACAGGGACTGGGCGGATATGGCGCAGTCGGAGAAAACGCATGTACTCCACGGCCGTGACTATATCAACGATGAAATGTATGGATACAAATACAGGATCTGGTTCGATACTTTCTTCCAGACCAATCCGCTCCAGGCGGAGAAACTGGTGGATCTGGCAATCGAGATGGCTGAAGTCACCTCCGAAGAACGGATGATCGACCTGTTCTGCGGCGTCGGTACATTTTCACTGCCTTTTGCCAATAGAGTCAAGGCGCTGGCAGGCATCGAAATCGTTGAAACTTCAATCGAGTCCGCCAAAAGGAACGCCGAGGACAACGGGCTCGGCAATACCTATTTCCTCGCCAAGGACGCAAGGCGCGGCATGGATGAGGTGCTCGATACATGGGGCAGGCCGGACCTGCTCATGCTGGATCCGCCGCGTTCCGGGGCGGGAGGCAAGGTCATGCGCCGGATCGGCCGTCTTGGAACCGACCGTGTCGTTTATGTATCCTGCAACCCGGAATCATTTGCCGATGATATTACATGGCTGAGGGAATATGGATATGCACTCGAGCGCGTGCAGCCTGTGGACCTGTTTCCGCATACGGTGCATGTGGAACTCGTTGCCCTGTTAAGAAAAACGGATTCAACAGTATAG
- a CDS encoding protein-ADP-ribose hydrolase: MTKWNEEVIVMANIGLQKYADAIKLNDPFEPKLAGTKNREALVDDVLVILRNEQAGTQDINIPDDYEAKRRLIRALLNIRQPKPLNREMMLKLDTLLQLEKEEKQTVAAIELSAISHDYPKTDVSGADRMVLWQGDITAIEADAIVNAANEKLLGCMQPLHDCIDNAIHSGAGPMLRDDCAEIIHRQKSDEETGNAKITRGYHLSAKYVIHTVGPALGQDEALTEAHEAVLASSYQSTLELADEMEDIRTVVFPSISTGVFGFPKDRAAEIALGTVGSWLKSHDHHFDAIVFNVFSEADRQIYETAIQS, encoded by the coding sequence GTGACAAAATGGAATGAAGAGGTGATTGTAATGGCCAACATCGGACTACAGAAATACGCGGATGCGATCAAATTGAACGATCCATTTGAGCCGAAACTTGCTGGCACGAAGAACAGGGAAGCACTGGTGGATGATGTGCTGGTGATCCTGCGCAATGAGCAGGCGGGCACCCAGGACATCAACATCCCCGATGATTATGAGGCGAAAAGGCGGCTCATCCGGGCGCTCCTCAATATCAGGCAGCCGAAACCGCTGAACAGGGAAATGATGCTCAAGCTGGACACACTCCTCCAGCTTGAAAAGGAAGAGAAGCAGACCGTCGCGGCAATTGAACTGTCTGCCATCAGCCACGACTATCCAAAAACGGATGTGTCCGGGGCGGACAGGATGGTCCTGTGGCAGGGTGATATCACGGCCATTGAAGCGGATGCGATTGTGAATGCAGCGAATGAGAAGCTGCTCGGATGCATGCAGCCCCTGCATGACTGCATAGACAACGCCATCCACTCGGGTGCCGGGCCCATGCTCCGGGATGACTGTGCAGAAATCATCCACCGTCAGAAATCGGATGAGGAGACGGGCAATGCAAAAATTACACGTGGATATCATCTGTCTGCCAAATATGTCATCCATACAGTCGGCCCGGCCCTCGGCCAGGACGAAGCCCTGACGGAGGCGCATGAAGCGGTCCTCGCTTCAAGCTACCAGTCGACTCTTGAGCTTGCCGACGAAATGGAGGACATCCGGACCGTCGTCTTCCCTTCCATTTCTACAGGTGTCTTCGGATTCCCGAAAGATCGGGCAGCCGAAATCGCCCTCGGAACGGTCGGCAGCTGGCTCAAGTCGCATGACCATCATTTCGATGCCATCGTCTTCAACGTGTTCAGCGAAGCTGACAGGCAAATCTACGAAACTGCAATCCAGTCATGA
- a CDS encoding VOC family protein, giving the protein MFTKDLKVNNHFYTEVLGFRRVKVSVNQGDVGMYHVFYGDTIGSAGNDLTFFEIPNIGSTRPGTNMISGIGLLVPSRESLEYWEKRLASYDIGHDGIAEYAGREALRFRDPDGLPLILINHENKDIPETWEPWNENEIEKAHHILGMGTVEIKVEDRDSIVSLLHTMFGYSIADEGQEATRLEAVSGEAFGEILIRSESGSRARAGRGSIHHLAVESQSRPLDEWDRMLKEAGYMTTGVKDRYYFESLYFREENGIMFEIVGPGGRGFTADRPVEGLGTGLDLPPFLEDRREEIEAHLRPIEEWT; this is encoded by the coding sequence ATGTTTACGAAAGACCTCAAGGTGAACAACCATTTCTATACGGAAGTGCTCGGCTTCAGGCGGGTCAAAGTCTCGGTGAACCAGGGGGATGTGGGAATGTATCATGTCTTCTATGGGGACACCATAGGAAGTGCGGGCAATGATCTGACATTCTTCGAGATTCCTAATATAGGCAGCACCCGTCCGGGCACCAATATGATATCCGGCATCGGCCTCCTCGTCCCTTCACGCGAAAGCCTGGAATACTGGGAGAAGCGGCTTGCTTCATATGATATCGGGCATGATGGGATAGCTGAATATGCCGGCAGGGAGGCGCTGCGCTTCCGGGACCCTGATGGCCTGCCGCTGATTCTGATCAATCATGAAAATAAGGATATCCCTGAGACTTGGGAACCATGGAATGAAAATGAAATAGAGAAAGCGCATCATATCCTTGGCATGGGCACTGTGGAAATCAAGGTGGAAGACAGGGACAGCATCGTGTCATTGCTCCACACCATGTTCGGCTATTCCATTGCGGATGAAGGGCAGGAAGCAACGCGGCTTGAAGCCGTCAGCGGTGAAGCGTTCGGAGAAATCCTGATCAGGTCGGAGTCGGGCAGCAGGGCGCGTGCAGGAAGGGGCAGTATCCACCATCTTGCTGTCGAATCACAATCGCGTCCGCTCGATGAATGGGACCGGATGCTGAAGGAAGCGGGCTATATGACGACCGGCGTGAAGGACCGCTATTATTTCGAAAGCCTGTACTTCAGGGAGGAAAATGGCATCATGTTCGAAATCGTCGGGCCCGGAGGACGCGGCTTCACGGCAGACCGTCCGGTCGAGGGTCTGGGTACAGGACTCGACCTCCCGCCGTTTTTGGAAGACAGGCGGGAAGAGATCGAAGCGCATCTGCGTCCGATTGAGGAGTGGACATAA
- a CDS encoding ABC transporter ATP-binding protein yields MNQIIKLEDVSWRRDGKEILKAINWEVKPGEHWAILGLNGSGKTSLLNIVTGYNYPTAGRVNVLGTEFGKASLPEMRKKIGFVSNALGRFAQTLNRETVENIILSGKFASFGIYQEITEADAQRAANILKELRLEYISDQRYSVLSQGEQRRALLGRALMSRPELLILDEPCAGLDVLAREDVLAMTEQVAEEARPLLYVTHHIEEITDAISHVLLIRDGEIVSQGPKHEVLTGENLTEAYKIPINLHWEGGRPWMSVERMAKESGGKA; encoded by the coding sequence ATGAATCAGATCATCAAGCTTGAAGATGTATCATGGAGAAGAGACGGCAAGGAAATCCTGAAGGCCATCAATTGGGAAGTGAAACCAGGGGAACACTGGGCGATTCTTGGCCTGAACGGCTCCGGAAAGACATCCCTGTTGAATATTGTCACGGGCTACAACTATCCGACGGCCGGGCGGGTCAATGTACTGGGAACGGAATTCGGCAAGGCAAGCCTGCCTGAAATGCGCAAGAAGATCGGGTTCGTCAGCAATGCCCTCGGCAGATTTGCACAGACTCTGAACCGGGAGACGGTGGAGAATATCATACTGAGCGGCAAATTCGCCTCTTTCGGCATCTATCAGGAGATCACAGAGGCAGATGCACAGCGTGCGGCGAACATCCTGAAGGAGCTCAGGCTGGAATACATATCAGACCAACGCTATTCGGTGCTCTCCCAGGGGGAACAGAGAAGGGCGCTTTTGGGGCGTGCCCTCATGAGCCGGCCGGAACTGCTGATTCTGGATGAACCCTGTGCAGGACTCGATGTGCTGGCGCGGGAGGATGTACTGGCAATGACGGAGCAGGTGGCGGAAGAGGCGCGGCCGCTGCTGTATGTCACCCATCATATCGAGGAGATTACGGATGCCATCTCACATGTCCTGCTGATCCGGGACGGTGAAATCGTCTCGCAGGGACCGAAACATGAAGTGCTGACAGGTGAAAACCTGACCGAGGCGTACAAGATTCCGATCAATCTGCACTGGGAGGGCGGCCGCCCATGGATGTCAGTGGAGCGGATGGCCAAAGAGAGCGGGGGTAAGGCATGA
- the cysK gene encoding cysteine synthase A — MDRVDSIVDLIGNTPVVKLNRLVPEGAADVYVKLEMFNPSKSVKDRAAYNMLRQAEADGLVEPGGTIIEPTSGNTGIGLAMNAAAKGYEAIFVLPDSSTSERINLLKAYGAKVVLTPADEKMPGCIRKAKELQADIPNSFIPQQFENYANPDIHRTTTAVEILEDFDYDLDAFVATAGTGGTITGTGEVLKEHIKDLHVAVVEPQGSPVLSGGEPGKHKLVGTSPGFIPNILNTDVYDEIIQIADEDAIDMFRRLATEEGIFVGPSAGASVFAAISVAKKLGAGKRVVAIAPDTGERYLSMGLIE, encoded by the coding sequence ATGGATAGGGTCGATAGTATTGTTGATTTGATTGGGAACACACCTGTAGTGAAACTGAATAGGCTGGTGCCTGAAGGGGCTGCGGATGTCTATGTGAAGCTTGAGATGTTCAATCCGAGCAAGAGTGTCAAGGACCGTGCGGCATACAACATGCTGAGGCAGGCGGAAGCAGATGGCCTGGTGGAACCGGGCGGTACGATCATCGAACCGACGAGTGGCAACACAGGGATCGGTCTCGCAATGAATGCGGCAGCCAAAGGCTACGAGGCGATCTTCGTCCTGCCGGACAGCTCCACGAGTGAGCGCATCAACCTGCTGAAGGCATATGGTGCGAAAGTGGTGCTGACGCCTGCTGACGAAAAGATGCCGGGATGCATCAGGAAGGCCAAGGAGCTCCAGGCGGACATTCCGAACAGCTTCATCCCGCAGCAGTTCGAAAACTACGCCAATCCGGATATTCACCGTACGACGACGGCGGTCGAGATTCTGGAGGATTTTGACTATGATCTGGATGCGTTTGTCGCAACGGCGGGCACGGGTGGCACAATCACCGGTACCGGCGAGGTGCTGAAGGAGCATATCAAAGACCTTCATGTCGCCGTTGTGGAGCCGCAGGGATCTCCGGTGCTCTCCGGGGGAGAACCGGGCAAGCATAAGCTTGTGGGCACAAGTCCGGGGTTCATCCCGAACATCCTGAATACGGATGTATACGATGAAATCATCCAGATTGCCGACGAGGATGCGATTGATATGTTCCGCCGCCTGGCGACAGAGGAGGGCATCTTTGTGGGCCCTTCTGCCGGCGCCTCCGTCTTTGCAGCGATCAGCGTGGCGAAGAAACTTGGTGCAGGCAAGCGTGTCGTGGCGATTGCGCCGGATACGGGCGAACGCTACTTGAGCATGGGACTGATAGAATAA
- a CDS encoding DUF6544 family protein has protein sequence MSKTKALISGIGAVPIVLLGGSFAARMLFNRKVDKEVEALFEKVESGYRKISEEDLDGLPGAVRRWIENSGVKERGDIKAVRLKQNAEMRLAEGKPWMPVRAEQYFISHQPGFIWKADIRMAPFVHISGRDKYDEARGNMLIKVLSLFTAADSSGPEIDQGTMLRYLAETIWFPSAALNDYIIWTTIDENNAEATMTYGDVSATGVFTFNSNGDPTHFEAERYGDFDGEMRLETWAIPLKSYREFDGVRVPTEGEVTWKLDSGDFNWFNFEVVEIEYDNPHPYHSR, from the coding sequence ATGTCCAAAACAAAGGCGTTGATCAGTGGCATCGGGGCGGTTCCAATTGTCCTTCTCGGTGGTTCTTTTGCCGCCAGGATGCTTTTCAACAGGAAGGTCGATAAGGAAGTCGAAGCGCTTTTTGAAAAGGTGGAAAGTGGATACCGGAAAATTTCAGAGGAAGACCTCGACGGATTGCCTGGAGCAGTCCGGAGATGGATTGAAAATTCCGGCGTCAAGGAGCGCGGGGACATAAAGGCGGTACGGCTGAAGCAGAATGCAGAGATGCGGCTCGCTGAAGGCAAGCCGTGGATGCCTGTCCGGGCGGAACAGTATTTCATTTCCCACCAGCCCGGATTCATCTGGAAGGCGGACATCCGCATGGCCCCCTTCGTCCACATTTCGGGCAGGGACAAGTATGATGAAGCCCGGGGGAACATGCTGATCAAGGTGCTTTCGCTGTTTACCGCTGCCGACTCGAGTGGTCCCGAAATCGACCAGGGGACGATGCTGAGGTACTTGGCAGAGACGATATGGTTTCCGAGTGCTGCATTGAACGATTATATAATATGGACAACCATCGATGAAAACAATGCGGAAGCAACAATGACCTATGGCGATGTCTCAGCAACAGGTGTGTTTACATTCAACAGCAACGGGGACCCCACGCATTTTGAAGCGGAGCGCTACGGAGATTTCGATGGCGAGATGCGCCTTGAGACATGGGCGATTCCCCTGAAGTCGTACAGGGAGTTTGACGGGGTGAGGGTGCCCACTGAAGGGGAAGTGACCTGGAAGCTCGACAGTGGAGACTTCAATTGGTTCAATTTCGAGGTGGTCGAAATCGAGTATGATAATCCGCATCCATACCATTCAAGATGA
- a CDS encoding DUF1697 domain-containing protein, protein MIYVALLRGINVGGKNKINMKTLKRTFENAGMTDVVTYINSGNIVFTSEETSKDRISGTLETAIYQDFDLHIKVLVVGKEAFDDIIRALPDTWKNDREMRSDVMFLWDEIDEGSVLEKLKINPEIDTVKYVPGAILWSVDKKNMSRSGLSKLVGTKVYKMMTVRNVNTVRRIHALMEETELK, encoded by the coding sequence ATAATCTATGTAGCGCTGCTTCGCGGCATCAATGTGGGCGGAAAGAACAAGATCAATATGAAAACGCTCAAGCGAACCTTTGAAAATGCCGGCATGACCGATGTCGTCACGTATATCAATTCAGGGAACATTGTCTTCACGTCTGAAGAAACATCCAAAGACCGGATTTCCGGAACTCTGGAAACAGCAATATACCAGGACTTCGATCTGCACATCAAAGTTCTGGTCGTGGGCAAGGAAGCGTTCGATGACATCATCCGGGCACTCCCTGATACATGGAAGAATGACAGGGAGATGAGAAGTGATGTCATGTTCCTGTGGGATGAAATCGATGAGGGGTCTGTACTTGAAAAACTGAAGATAAACCCGGAAATCGACACGGTCAAGTATGTCCCTGGCGCCATACTCTGGTCGGTGGATAAGAAGAACATGTCGAGAAGTGGGCTGTCGAAGCTTGTAGGAACGAAAGTATACAAGATGATGACTGTAAGGAATGTGAATACCGTCCGCAGGATACATGCACTTATGGAAGAGACGGAGTTGAAATGA